Proteins encoded by one window of Luteimonas yindakuii:
- a CDS encoding cytochrome ubiquinol oxidase subunit I — protein sequence MDALMLSRIQFGFVISFHVLFPAFTVGLSSWLAFLQWRWLRTRDTIWRDMFFFWMKVFAISFGMGVVSGIVMSFQFGTNWSVLSERAGHILGPLLAYEVLTAFFLEASFLGVMLFGWRKVPEKLHFFSTCMVALGTLISTFWILSANSWLHTPAGYEMVGDMFHPASWREIIFNPSFPFRLAHMVLAAFITTCFVIGGVGAWYLRRGDHLEPGRRMLKLAVAFAAIAVPLQIVVGDLHGLATAEYQPTKLAAMEGHWHHGAPGAGVPLVVFGLPDEANERNNFELAIPRLGSLILTHSLDGEIEPLTAVPPEERPPVVPVFWSFRVMVGIGMLMLLLCALSLVAWRRDRLYDTRWLLDGWRIMAPSGFIAVLAGWFVVEMGRQPWVVQGLLRTEDAVSDLEVSSVVISLSAFLLAYAIVFGAGGSYIYKLLRRGPLPFEPAPESDDGERTPRRPISAADPNEHEVDVAKPARRPG from the coding sequence GTGGACGCACTCATGCTGTCGCGTATCCAGTTCGGGTTCGTGATCTCGTTCCATGTGCTGTTCCCGGCGTTTACCGTCGGCCTGTCGTCGTGGCTGGCGTTCCTGCAATGGCGCTGGCTGCGCACGCGCGACACGATCTGGCGCGACATGTTCTTCTTCTGGATGAAGGTCTTCGCGATCTCGTTCGGCATGGGCGTGGTGTCGGGCATCGTCATGAGCTTCCAGTTCGGCACCAACTGGTCGGTGCTGTCGGAGCGGGCCGGCCATATCCTCGGCCCGCTGCTGGCCTACGAGGTGTTGACCGCGTTCTTCCTGGAGGCATCGTTCCTCGGGGTGATGCTGTTCGGCTGGCGCAAGGTGCCGGAGAAACTGCATTTCTTCTCGACCTGCATGGTCGCGCTGGGCACGCTGATCTCGACGTTCTGGATCCTGTCGGCCAATAGCTGGCTGCACACGCCGGCCGGCTACGAGATGGTCGGCGACATGTTCCACCCGGCCAGCTGGCGCGAAATCATCTTCAACCCGTCGTTCCCGTTCCGGCTCGCGCACATGGTGCTGGCCGCGTTCATCACCACCTGCTTCGTCATCGGCGGCGTCGGTGCGTGGTACCTGCGGCGCGGCGATCACCTGGAGCCGGGCAGGCGCATGCTGAAGCTGGCGGTGGCCTTCGCCGCCATCGCGGTGCCGCTGCAGATCGTGGTCGGCGACCTCCATGGCCTGGCGACCGCCGAGTACCAGCCGACCAAGCTCGCGGCGATGGAAGGACACTGGCACCACGGTGCGCCGGGTGCCGGGGTGCCGCTGGTGGTGTTCGGCCTGCCCGACGAGGCCAACGAGCGCAACAACTTCGAGCTGGCGATCCCGCGCCTGGGCAGCCTGATCCTGACCCACAGCCTGGATGGCGAGATCGAACCGCTGACCGCGGTGCCGCCGGAGGAGCGTCCGCCGGTGGTGCCGGTGTTCTGGTCGTTCCGGGTCATGGTCGGCATCGGCATGCTGATGCTGCTGTTGTGCGCGCTGTCGCTGGTGGCGTGGCGACGCGACCGCCTGTACGACACGCGCTGGTTGCTCGATGGCTGGCGGATCATGGCGCCCAGCGGGTTCATCGCCGTGCTTGCCGGCTGGTTCGTCGTCGAGATGGGCCGCCAGCCGTGGGTGGTGCAGGGCCTGCTGCGGACCGAGGACGCGGTGAGCGACCTCGAGGTCTCCAGCGTGGTGATCTCTCTGAGCGCATTCCTGCTCGCCTACGCCATCGTGTTCGGCGCCGGCGGCAGCTACATCTACAAGCTGCTGCGCCGCGGCCCGCTGCCGTTCGAGCCCGCGCCCGAATCCGACGACGGCGAGCGCACGCCACGGCGTCCGATCTCCGCCGCCGATCCCAACGAGCACGAAGTAGACGTGGCGAAGCCCGCCCGGAGGCCAGGCTGA
- a CDS encoding S9 family peptidase, whose translation MIRLLPLLFLVGAAAAPVLAQPAQPLTLDRIMADPDWIGPPVEQAWWSWDGRRAFYTLKRADSSVRDTWVLPVDGGEGVRVDGPARADIDGMQAAYDRGRTRMAYVRNGDVFVRDLRTGAVTQLGRGDERAASPLWGDDGALVWRVGNDRWFRWDPREGVTTAIVLRAEEDPSAPPKEDGLRDLQLRLVDTLRLERERRDAQREQDADWRRVDPTRAPAPIHLGRDVTIAASALSPDGRWLLVATEPKAADKGQAGRMPKYVTESGYEEFEDVRTRVGRNDPVAQTLWMIDVASGKAEKLVLDALPGIDRDPLASLRRSAGQEPLKGVRAVRLEGQGPDVLRWAGDSRQAALMLHSVDNKDRWLVTVEAGATAPRLRHRLTDDAWINWGFNDFGWMPDNRTLWYLSEHSGWSHLYTTDGAATRALTSGRWEASAPVLAADGNTFLFVCNRARPGDYEVCQVPAGGGEVREITDLDGVEDFRESPDGRRLLVRQSSSYTPPQLAVIDVDGSGYRQLTDTRSAEFRGFDWLEPQTVQVPSRHGAGTIWGKYYGPATMEPGREYPIVLFVHGAGYLQNVSDRYPNYFREQMFHNMLVQQGYIVLDLDFRASEGYGRDWRTAIYRQMGHPELEDYLDGIDWLVETRQGDRDRVGIYGGSYGGFVTFMALMREPGVFKAGAALRPVTDWTQYNHAYTANILNTPAIDPEAYRISSPLEYADRLQDHLLIAHGMIDDNVFYKDSVMMAQRLIELRKDKWELASYPLERHAYQHAASWYDQYRRIHELFERALKAPETLER comes from the coding sequence ATGATCCGCCTGCTCCCGCTGCTCTTCCTGGTTGGCGCCGCCGCCGCGCCTGTCCTCGCCCAGCCTGCCCAGCCATTGACGCTCGACCGGATCATGGCCGACCCGGACTGGATCGGTCCGCCGGTCGAACAGGCCTGGTGGTCCTGGGACGGCCGGCGGGCGTTCTATACGCTCAAGCGTGCCGACAGCAGCGTGCGCGACACCTGGGTGCTGCCGGTCGACGGCGGCGAGGGCGTGCGCGTCGATGGCCCCGCCCGCGCCGACATCGATGGCATGCAGGCGGCCTACGACCGTGGCCGCACGCGCATGGCCTATGTGCGCAATGGCGATGTCTTCGTCCGCGACCTGCGGACCGGCGCCGTCACCCAACTGGGCCGCGGCGACGAGCGCGCGGCTTCCCCGCTGTGGGGCGACGATGGCGCGCTGGTGTGGCGCGTCGGCAACGATCGCTGGTTCCGGTGGGACCCGCGCGAGGGCGTGACCACCGCGATCGTGCTGCGTGCCGAGGAGGACCCGTCCGCGCCGCCCAAGGAGGACGGCCTGCGCGACCTGCAGCTGCGCCTGGTGGACACGCTGCGGCTGGAGCGCGAGCGTCGCGATGCCCAGCGCGAGCAGGACGCCGACTGGCGCCGCGTCGATCCGACCCGCGCGCCGGCACCGATCCACCTCGGCCGCGACGTCACCATCGCCGCCAGCGCGCTGTCGCCGGACGGCCGCTGGCTGCTGGTCGCCACCGAGCCCAAGGCCGCCGACAAGGGCCAGGCCGGGCGCATGCCGAAGTACGTGACCGAATCGGGTTACGAGGAATTCGAGGACGTGCGCACCCGCGTCGGTCGCAACGACCCCGTCGCGCAGACGCTGTGGATGATCGATGTCGCCAGCGGCAAGGCCGAGAAGCTGGTGCTCGACGCGCTGCCCGGGATCGACCGCGATCCGCTCGCCAGCCTGCGCCGCAGCGCCGGCCAGGAGCCGCTGAAGGGCGTGCGCGCGGTGCGCCTGGAAGGACAGGGCCCGGACGTGCTGCGCTGGGCCGGCGACAGCCGCCAGGCCGCGCTGATGCTGCACTCGGTCGACAACAAGGACCGCTGGCTGGTGACCGTGGAGGCCGGCGCCACCGCGCCGCGCCTGCGCCACCGGCTCACCGATGACGCCTGGATCAACTGGGGCTTCAACGACTTCGGCTGGATGCCGGACAACCGCACGCTGTGGTACCTGTCCGAGCACAGCGGCTGGTCGCACCTCTACACCACCGACGGCGCCGCCACCCGCGCGCTGACCTCCGGCCGCTGGGAGGCCTCGGCGCCGGTGCTGGCCGCCGATGGCAACACCTTCCTGTTCGTGTGCAACCGCGCGCGGCCCGGCGACTACGAGGTCTGCCAGGTGCCGGCCGGCGGTGGCGAGGTGCGCGAGATCACCGACCTCGACGGCGTCGAGGACTTCCGCGAGTCGCCGGATGGGCGTCGCCTGCTGGTGCGGCAGTCGTCGAGCTACACGCCGCCGCAGCTGGCGGTGATCGATGTCGACGGTTCCGGATACCGCCAGCTCACCGACACCCGCAGCGCCGAGTTCCGCGGCTTCGACTGGCTCGAGCCGCAGACCGTGCAGGTGCCGTCCAGGCACGGGGCGGGCACGATCTGGGGCAAGTACTACGGCCCGGCGACGATGGAGCCCGGTCGCGAGTATCCGATCGTGCTGTTCGTGCACGGCGCCGGCTACCTGCAGAACGTCAGCGACCGCTACCCGAACTACTTCCGCGAGCAGATGTTCCACAACATGCTCGTGCAGCAGGGCTACATCGTGCTGGACCTGGATTTCCGCGCGTCGGAAGGCTACGGCCGCGACTGGCGCACGGCGATCTACCGGCAGATGGGCCATCCCGAACTCGAGGATTACCTCGACGGCATCGACTGGCTGGTCGAGACCCGCCAGGGCGATCGCGACCGCGTCGGCATCTACGGCGGCAGCTACGGCGGCTTCGTGACCTTCATGGCGCTGATGCGCGAGCCGGGCGTGTTCAAGGCCGGTGCGGCGCTGCGCCCGGTCACCGACTGGACGCAGTACAACCACGCCTACACCGCCAACATCCTCAACACGCCGGCGATCGACCCCGAGGCCTACCGGATCTCGTCGCCGCTCGAGTACGCCGACCGCCTGCAGGACCACCTGCTGATCGCGCACGGCATGATCGACGACAACGTGTTCTACAAGGACTCGGTGATGATGGCGCAGCGGCTGATCGAGCTGCGCAAGGACAAGTGGGAGCTGGCGAGCTACCCGCTGGAGCGCCACGCCTACCAGCACGCGGCATCGTGGTACGACCAGTACCGCCGCATCCACGAGCTGTTCGAGCGGGCGTTGAAGGCACCGGAAACGTTGGAGCGGTAA
- the hemF gene encoding oxygen-dependent coproporphyrinogen oxidase — MDDIDTVRNYLTGLQDRICAAIEAADGAARFREDAWTREPTPGSTALGGGGRTRVLRDGAVFEQAGIGFSDVFGERLPPSATAARPELAGASWRATGVSLVFHPRNPYLPTTHANVRHFRASRDGETVAWWFGGGFDLTPFYPVDEDVLHWHRTARDLCEPFGGQARYDAHRQWCDDYFFLKHRDETRGVGGLFFDDLGEDFDRDFAYMRAVGDGFLDAYLPIVERRKDTPYGERERDFQLYRRGRYVEFNLVWDRGTLFGLQSGGRTESILMSLPPLARWEYGHTPEPGSAEARLADYLRPRDWLAEWG; from the coding sequence ATGGACGATATCGATACCGTACGCAACTACCTCACCGGCCTGCAGGACCGCATCTGCGCGGCCATCGAGGCGGCCGACGGCGCCGCACGCTTCCGTGAAGATGCCTGGACGCGCGAGCCCACGCCCGGAAGCACCGCACTCGGCGGTGGTGGCCGCACCCGCGTGCTGCGCGATGGCGCGGTGTTCGAACAGGCCGGGATCGGCTTTTCGGACGTGTTCGGGGAGCGGCTGCCGCCCTCGGCAACCGCCGCACGCCCTGAACTCGCCGGTGCTTCGTGGCGCGCAACGGGCGTATCGCTGGTGTTCCATCCGCGCAATCCGTACCTGCCGACCACGCATGCCAACGTGCGCCACTTCCGTGCCAGCCGCGATGGCGAAACCGTGGCATGGTGGTTCGGCGGCGGTTTCGACCTGACGCCGTTCTACCCCGTCGACGAGGACGTGCTGCACTGGCACCGCACCGCGCGCGACCTGTGCGAACCGTTCGGCGGGCAGGCGCGCTACGACGCGCACCGGCAGTGGTGCGATGACTATTTCTTCCTGAAGCACCGCGACGAGACCCGCGGTGTCGGCGGGCTGTTCTTCGACGACCTCGGCGAGGATTTCGACCGCGACTTCGCCTACATGCGCGCGGTCGGCGACGGCTTCCTCGATGCCTACCTGCCGATCGTGGAGCGCCGCAAGGACACGCCGTACGGCGAACGCGAGCGGGACTTCCAGCTCTACCGGCGCGGCCGCTACGTCGAGTTCAACCTGGTCTGGGACCGCGGCACGCTGTTCGGCCTGCAGTCGGGCGGGCGCACCGAATCGATCCTGATGAGCCTGCCGCCACTTGCGCGTTGGGAATACGGACACACGCCGGAGCCGGGCAGCGCCGAAGCCAGGCTGGCCGACTACCTGCGGCCGCGCGACTGGCTCGCGGAGTGGGGCTGA
- a CDS encoding S46 family peptidase translates to MKHVLALAVASLVSASASAAEGMWTLDNLPTRALQSAYDFSPDADWVRNAMRSSVRLAGGCSGSFVSDEGLVLTNAHCIVGCVQGLSSAEEDRLNDGFVAASRAEELQCPAEELNVLQEITDVTDRIAKVTAGKSGREYIDARNAEVSRIEDACVAGDASGKRCDVVSLYAGGQHHLYAYKRYQDVRLVFSPEYAAGFFGGDPDNFNFPRYNLDMGLLRAYENGQPAKVEHHFRLNPAGAQPGELTMVTGHPGRTQRQLTVAQLERVRDLDLINNLLLLAERRALLAQYSRGGEEAARQAQSDLTFTENSYKVFRGQLQALLDPQVFAAKRREEAELRTAAESSTPWDEIAQAQQVRRTLYYPHMLIGQQRAFDSRYFQFASILLRGGDERPKPNAERLPEFQDAGLTRLEQTLFSKSPVYPEFETVKLTHSLTKFRELLGTDHPTVQQVFGGKSPEALAAELVNGTRLGDAAERERLWRGGKAAVDASQDPFIRLARALDAESRALRSRFESEVDAVEGRNAESIARTRFARYGTGVYPDATFTLRLSYGEVRGWNELGNDIAPYTRIGGLFERATGFAPYALPQRWLDAKDRLDLDTRFNFVSTNDIIGGNSGSPVINRNAEVVGLAFDGNIHSLGGSFWYDETLNRTVSVHSAAMIEALDKVYGATHLVEEIDPVGAR, encoded by the coding sequence ATGAAACACGTGCTTGCGCTGGCTGTCGCCAGTCTGGTCTCCGCTTCCGCGTCCGCCGCCGAGGGCATGTGGACGCTCGACAACCTGCCCACCCGCGCGCTGCAGTCGGCCTACGACTTCAGCCCCGATGCCGACTGGGTGCGCAATGCGATGCGCTCGTCGGTCCGCCTGGCCGGTGGCTGCTCGGGTTCGTTCGTCTCCGACGAAGGCCTGGTGCTGACCAATGCCCACTGCATCGTCGGTTGCGTGCAGGGCCTGTCGTCGGCCGAGGAGGACCGCCTCAACGATGGCTTCGTGGCCGCGTCGCGCGCCGAGGAACTGCAGTGCCCGGCGGAGGAACTCAACGTCCTGCAGGAGATCACCGACGTCACCGATCGCATCGCGAAGGTGACCGCCGGCAAGTCCGGCCGCGAATACATCGATGCACGCAACGCCGAAGTCTCGCGGATCGAGGACGCGTGCGTGGCGGGCGACGCATCGGGCAAGCGCTGCGACGTGGTGTCGCTGTATGCCGGTGGCCAGCATCATCTGTATGCCTACAAGCGCTACCAGGACGTGCGCCTGGTGTTCTCGCCGGAATACGCGGCGGGCTTCTTCGGCGGTGATCCGGACAATTTCAACTTCCCGCGCTACAACCTCGACATGGGTCTGCTGCGCGCCTACGAGAACGGCCAGCCGGCCAAGGTCGAACACCACTTCCGCCTCAACCCGGCCGGCGCGCAGCCGGGCGAACTGACGATGGTCACCGGCCATCCCGGCCGCACCCAGCGCCAGCTCACCGTCGCCCAGCTCGAACGCGTGCGCGACCTCGACCTGATCAACAACCTGCTGCTGCTGGCCGAGCGGCGCGCGCTGCTGGCGCAGTACAGCCGCGGCGGCGAGGAAGCCGCGCGCCAGGCGCAGTCGGACCTCACCTTCACCGAGAACAGCTACAAGGTGTTCCGCGGCCAGCTGCAGGCGCTGCTGGATCCGCAGGTGTTCGCTGCCAAGCGTCGCGAGGAAGCCGAGCTGCGCACGGCCGCGGAATCGTCCACGCCGTGGGACGAGATCGCCCAGGCCCAGCAGGTGCGTCGCACGCTGTACTACCCGCACATGCTCATCGGCCAGCAGCGCGCGTTCGACAGCCGCTACTTCCAGTTCGCCTCGATCCTGCTGCGTGGCGGCGACGAGCGGCCGAAGCCGAATGCCGAGCGCCTGCCGGAGTTCCAGGATGCGGGCCTGACGCGGCTGGAGCAGACGCTGTTCTCGAAGTCGCCGGTGTACCCCGAGTTCGAGACCGTCAAGCTGACCCATTCGCTGACCAAGTTCCGCGAGCTGCTGGGTACCGATCACCCGACCGTGCAGCAGGTGTTCGGCGGCAAGTCGCCGGAAGCACTGGCCGCGGAACTGGTCAACGGCACGAGGCTTGGCGACGCCGCCGAACGCGAGCGCCTGTGGCGTGGCGGCAAGGCCGCGGTCGACGCCTCGCAGGATCCGTTCATCCGCCTGGCCCGTGCGCTGGACGCGGAATCGCGTGCGCTACGTAGCCGTTTCGAATCCGAGGTCGATGCGGTGGAAGGGCGCAACGCCGAATCCATCGCCCGCACCCGCTTCGCCAGGTACGGCACCGGTGTCTATCCGGATGCCACCTTCACCCTGCGCCTGTCCTATGGCGAGGTGCGCGGCTGGAACGAGCTCGGCAACGACATCGCGCCGTACACGCGGATCGGCGGCCTGTTCGAGCGTGCCACCGGCTTCGCGCCGTACGCGCTGCCGCAGCGCTGGCTGGACGCGAAGGATCGGCTCGACCTCGACACCCGCTTCAACTTCGTCAGCACCAACGACATCATCGGCGGCAATTCCGGCAGCCCGGTGATCAACCGCAACGCGGAAGTGGTGGGGCTGGCCTTCGATGGCAACATCCATTCGCTGGGCGGCAGCTTCTGGTACGACGAGACGCTCAACCGCACCGTGTCCGTGCACAGTGCGGCGATGATCGAAGCGCTGGACAAGGTCTACGGTGCGACGCACCTGGTCGAGGAAATCGACCCGGTGGGCGCGCGCTGA
- a CDS encoding SDR family NAD(P)-dependent oxidoreductase → MTIQILEGRTALVTGGARGIGAAIVRRLHDLGAGVVITDLLDAEGEALAAALGQRALFVHHDVGDEAAWQAAVAAAVERFGALHVLVNNAGVYQPGAVEDTSVATFEWMVRVNQTGTFLGMKHVLAPMKAAGGGSIVNISSIAGMVGFPGACAYVGTKWAVRGMTKTAAVEFAPHRIRVNSVHPGFIDTPMLAGNSDEANAAGIAATPLKRVGQPDDIAAAVAYLAADGASFITGTELVVDGGYVL, encoded by the coding sequence ATGACCATCCAGATACTCGAAGGCCGGACCGCGCTGGTGACGGGCGGCGCACGTGGCATCGGCGCGGCCATCGTGCGCCGGCTGCATGACCTTGGCGCCGGCGTGGTGATCACCGACCTCCTCGACGCCGAGGGCGAAGCGCTGGCTGCGGCACTCGGCCAGCGGGCCCTGTTCGTCCACCACGACGTCGGCGACGAGGCCGCCTGGCAGGCGGCCGTGGCTGCCGCGGTGGAGCGTTTCGGCGCGCTGCACGTGCTGGTCAACAACGCCGGCGTGTACCAGCCCGGCGCGGTCGAGGACACCAGCGTCGCCACCTTCGAGTGGATGGTCCGGGTCAACCAGACCGGCACCTTCCTCGGCATGAAGCACGTGCTGGCGCCGATGAAGGCCGCCGGCGGGGGCAGCATCGTCAACATCTCCTCGATTGCCGGCATGGTGGGCTTCCCCGGCGCCTGCGCCTATGTCGGCACCAAGTGGGCAGTGCGCGGGATGACCAAGACCGCTGCGGTGGAGTTCGCCCCGCATCGCATCCGCGTCAACTCGGTGCACCCGGGGTTCATCGACACGCCGATGCTGGCCGGCAACTCCGACGAGGCGAACGCGGCCGGTATCGCCGCGACGCCGCTGAAGCGGGTCGGGCAGCCGGACGACATCGCGGCCGCGGTGGCCTATCTGGCCGCGGACGGCGCCTCGTTCATCACCGGCACCGAACTGGTCGTCGACGGCGGCTACGTGCTCTAG
- a CDS encoding universal stress protein: MAAQVLHIEERVPAEAIIDAAREHGCDLVVMASHGRSGFGRLLLGSQTQAVVGRSSVPVLVVH, translated from the coding sequence GTGGCGGCGCAGGTGCTGCATATCGAGGAGCGCGTCCCCGCCGAGGCGATCATCGACGCTGCGCGCGAACACGGCTGCGACCTGGTGGTGATGGCATCGCATGGCCGCAGCGGGTTCGGCCGGCTGCTGCTGGGCAGCCAGACCCAGGCCGTGGTCGGACGCAGCAGCGTGCCGGTGCTGGTGGTGCACTGA
- a CDS encoding universal stress protein yields MRVPSWQHGGRPVWSMPMYTHILATTDGSELALRGIGHAAALAAALDARLTVVTVSEPWNTALADPTGFGAAGELVHEYRAGAREQPMHAWPPQPGLPAGTGWRRRCCISRSASPPRRSSTLRANTAATWW; encoded by the coding sequence ATGCGCGTTCCGTCATGGCAGCATGGTGGCCGACCGGTATGGAGCATGCCCATGTACACCCACATTCTCGCCACCACCGACGGCTCGGAACTTGCCCTGCGTGGGATCGGGCACGCCGCCGCCCTCGCCGCCGCACTGGACGCACGGCTGACAGTGGTAACGGTCTCGGAACCATGGAACACGGCCCTGGCCGACCCCACCGGATTCGGTGCCGCCGGCGAGCTGGTGCACGAATACCGCGCCGGCGCACGCGAACAGCCGATGCATGCCTGGCCGCCGCAGCCGGGCTTGCCTGCCGGCACGGGGTGGCGGCGCAGGTGCTGCATATCGAGGAGCGCGTCCCCGCCGAGGCGATCATCGACGCTGCGCGCGAACACGGCTGCGACCTGGTGGTGA
- the uvrD gene encoding DNA helicase II: MDVSYLLDGLNAAQREAVSAPPGHYLVLAGAGSGKTRVLTHRIAWLNAVHGVPAHGIFAVTFTNKAAAEMRHRAEPLLPGAARGLWIGTFHGLAHRLLRLHWQDAKLPEGFQILDSEDQLRLVKRVVQQLELDEARFPPRQIAWWINAQKDEGRRAQHLQDEPGDEWGNAMRRAYALYQERCDRAGLVDFAELLLRAHELLRDNAAILAHYRRRFTHLLIDEFQDTNAIQYAFVRVLAGDSGQVFVVGDDDQAIYGWRGAKVENVQRFLHDFGGADGNGAQTIRLEQNYRSTANILDAANAVIAHNPDRLGKQLWTESGEGDPLDLYAAYNEIDEARFIVERASQWVRDGGSYGDCAVLYRSNAQSRAIEEQLVAEQIPYRVYGGVRFFERAEIKDALAYMRLFANRADDAAFERAVNTPARGIGGRTLDEVRMRARADGLSLWDASLRTQHDSVLAARARNALAGFHALIDTLAGEVADLALPEKIDHMLARSGLREHWAKESRGGLDSESRIDNLDELVSVASRFVPGDDEESAALTELVAFLAYAALEAGEGQAQAGEDGVQLMTLHSAKGLEFPLVFLAGVEEGLFPNQRSIDESGRLEEERRLAYVGITRARQKLVLSYAESRRLHGQDMLGLPSRFLREIPSQLLNEVRPRAPAARPSYAMPRRAGHAIVDDAAPGFRLGQNVAHAKFGSGVVTDIEGNGAHARVQVNFDDAGSKWLVLAYANLQPA, translated from the coding sequence ATGGATGTTTCGTACCTGCTCGACGGCCTCAACGCGGCCCAGCGCGAGGCCGTATCGGCGCCGCCGGGGCATTACCTCGTGCTCGCCGGCGCAGGCTCCGGCAAAACCCGCGTGCTGACCCACCGCATCGCCTGGCTGAACGCGGTGCACGGCGTGCCGGCGCACGGCATCTTCGCGGTGACCTTCACCAACAAGGCGGCAGCGGAGATGCGCCATCGCGCCGAGCCGCTGCTGCCGGGCGCGGCGCGCGGGCTGTGGATCGGCACCTTCCACGGCCTCGCCCATCGCCTGCTGCGGCTGCACTGGCAGGACGCGAAGCTGCCCGAAGGGTTCCAGATCCTCGATTCCGAGGACCAGCTGCGGCTGGTCAAGCGCGTCGTGCAGCAGCTCGAGCTCGACGAGGCGCGGTTCCCGCCGCGGCAGATCGCGTGGTGGATCAACGCGCAGAAGGACGAGGGGCGGCGTGCGCAGCACCTGCAGGACGAGCCCGGCGACGAGTGGGGCAATGCCATGCGCCGTGCGTATGCGCTGTACCAGGAGCGCTGCGACCGTGCCGGGCTGGTCGATTTCGCCGAGCTGCTGTTGCGCGCGCACGAACTGCTGCGCGACAACGCCGCGATCCTCGCCCATTACCGGCGCCGCTTCACCCATCTGCTGATCGACGAGTTCCAGGACACCAACGCCATCCAGTACGCCTTCGTGCGGGTGCTGGCCGGCGACAGCGGCCAGGTGTTCGTGGTCGGCGACGACGACCAGGCGATCTACGGCTGGCGCGGCGCCAAGGTCGAGAACGTGCAGCGCTTCCTGCACGACTTCGGCGGCGCCGACGGCAACGGCGCGCAGACCATCCGCCTCGAGCAGAACTACCGCTCCACCGCCAACATCCTCGACGCCGCCAACGCGGTGATCGCGCACAACCCCGACCGCCTCGGCAAGCAGCTGTGGACCGAAAGCGGGGAGGGCGATCCGCTCGACCTCTACGCCGCCTACAACGAGATCGACGAGGCGCGCTTCATCGTCGAGCGCGCCAGCCAGTGGGTGCGCGATGGCGGCAGTTATGGCGACTGCGCGGTGCTCTACCGCAGCAACGCGCAGTCGCGCGCGATCGAGGAACAGCTGGTCGCCGAACAGATCCCCTACCGCGTCTACGGCGGCGTGCGCTTCTTCGAGCGCGCAGAGATCAAGGACGCGCTGGCCTACATGCGCCTGTTCGCCAACCGCGCCGACGACGCCGCGTTCGAGCGCGCGGTCAACACGCCGGCACGCGGCATCGGCGGGCGCACGCTCGACGAGGTGCGGATGCGCGCACGCGCCGACGGCCTCTCGCTGTGGGATGCCTCGCTGCGCACGCAGCACGACAGCGTGCTGGCGGCACGCGCGCGCAACGCGTTGGCGGGTTTCCACGCCCTGATCGACACGCTCGCGGGCGAAGTGGCCGACCTGGCGCTGCCCGAGAAGATCGACCACATGCTCGCGCGCTCCGGGCTGCGCGAGCACTGGGCCAAGGAAAGCCGCGGCGGGCTCGATTCCGAATCACGCATCGACAACCTCGACGAGCTGGTGTCGGTGGCGTCGCGCTTCGTGCCCGGCGACGACGAGGAATCCGCCGCGCTTACCGAGCTGGTCGCGTTCCTCGCCTATGCCGCGCTGGAGGCCGGCGAGGGCCAGGCGCAGGCCGGCGAGGACGGCGTGCAGCTGATGACCCTGCACAGCGCCAAGGGCCTGGAGTTCCCGCTGGTGTTCCTGGCCGGTGTCGAGGAAGGTCTGTTCCCGAACCAGCGCTCGATCGACGAAAGCGGTCGGCTGGAAGAGGAGCGCCGGCTGGCCTACGTCGGCATCACCCGCGCGCGGCAGAAGCTGGTGCTGAGCTACGCCGAGTCACGCCGCCTGCATGGCCAGGACATGCTCGGCCTGCCGTCGCGCTTCCTGCGCGAGATCCCGTCGCAGCTGTTGAACGAGGTGCGCCCGCGCGCGCCGGCCGCGCGACCGTCGTATGCGATGCCACGGCGTGCCGGTCACGCCATCGTCGACGATGCCGCACCGGGTTTCCGCCTCGGCCAGAACGTGGCCCATGCGAAGTTCGGCAGCGGCGTGGTCACCGATATCGAAGGCAACGGCGCGCACGCGCGCGTGCAGGTGAACTTCGACGACGCCGGCAGCAAGTGGCTGGTGCTGGCCTACGCCAACCTGCAGCCGGCGTAA